In Prunus dulcis chromosome 1, ALMONDv2, whole genome shotgun sequence, the following are encoded in one genomic region:
- the LOC117619284 gene encoding probable polygalacturonase At3g15720 — protein MQDILISFFIFCIASSQLLGIVYSKTTFDVVKFGAVGDGQTDDTEAFVKAWTALCGAAAGGDDVPTLTIPGGKTFLLQPSEFEGPCKSKSVHVQVSGNLVAPKTPDAWKVCPPHSWLVFRKVGNLIIDGSGKIDGQGSTWWGEDSSLINALHFLRCDHLRLSGLTHINSPRSHIGISTSNDVEISHLTIIAPDESPNTDGINVTNSTYVNIHDSKIGTGDDCITIMSGSSNVRIAKIACGPGHGISVGSLGADGAYAAVENVYVRDCSFIGTQNGARIKTWPGGSGYARNITFEHITLTATKNPIIIDQQYCNGAHDCAKQSKAVLVSNVRFTDFRGTCGNEEAIKLDCNHISGCQNIELVKINITSTVPSKKVYASCNNAKGNSGSTVPTVSCLNGAGDGGNGSGGGGGGKGDGYESGGVGDGRGDGIGGGDNGF, from the exons atgcAGGACATACTTATTagctttttcatattttgcatTGCTTCATCTCAGTTACTTGGTATTGTGTACAGCAAAACAACATTTGATGTTGTCAAATTTGGTGCTGTTGGAGATGGACAAACTGATGATACAGAA GCTTTTGTAAAAGCATGGACAGCCTTATGTGGAGCAGCTGCAGGTGGTGATGACGTACCAACACTTACTATACCAGGGGGAAAAACATTCTTATTGCAGCCCTCGGAATTTGAAGGTCCCTGCAAATCAAAGAGTGTTCATGTGCAG GTCTCGGGTAATTTGGTGGCACCCAAAACACCCGATGCATGGAAAGTGTGTCCACCACATAGTTGGCTTGTATTTAGAAAAGTGGGCAATCTCATAATCGATGGTTCAGGAAAAATCGACGGTCAGGGTTCAACTTGGTGGGGCGAAGATAGCTCTTTGATAAAT GCTCTACACTTCCTCCGATGTGATCATCTTCGATTGAGTGGACTTACTCATATAAACAGCCCAAGATCTCATATTGGTATAAGCACAAGCAATGACGTGGAGATCTCCCATCTTACTATAATTGCACCTGATGAAAGTCCAAACACAGATGGAATTAACGTCACAAACTCAACCTATGTCAATATTCATGACTCTAAAATTGGAACTG GTGATGACTGCATTACAATCATGTCTGGTTCTTCCAATGTTAGGATAGCCAAGATTGCTTGCGGACCAGGTCATGGAATTAG TGTGGGAAGCTTAGGAGCAGATGGGGCTTATGCTGCAGTGGAAAATGTATACGTGAGAGATTGTAGTTTTATAGGAACTCAAAATGGAGCAAGAATCAAGACATGGCCG GGTGGATCCGGATATGCTAGGAATATAACCTTTGAGCACATCACACTTACCGCAACTAAAAACCCCATCATTATTGACCAACAATACTGCAACGGTGCTCACGATTGCGCAAAGCAG AGCAAAGCTGTGCTGGTGAGCAATGTGAGATTCACTGATTTTAGAGGAACTTGTGGAAATGAGGAGGCCATCAAATTAGACTGCAACCACATTTCGGGTTGTCAAAACATTGAACTGGTGAAAATAAATATCACCTCAACGGTTCCAAGTAAGAAGGTTTATGCAAGTTGCAACAATGCCAAAGGAAATTCCGGCTCTACTGTGCCCACTGTATCTTGCCTCAA TGGTGCTGGTGATGGTGGTAATGGCagtggtggtggcggtggtggtaAGGGCGATGGATATGAGAGTGGGGGTGTTGGTGATGGCAGGGGTGATGGTATTGGAGGTGGGGATAatggtttttag